From one Ctenopharyngodon idella isolate HZGC_01 chromosome 15, HZGC01, whole genome shotgun sequence genomic stretch:
- the LOC127495373 gene encoding claudin-4, which translates to MASAGLEILGMILTVAGWLGVMVACCLPMWRVAAYIGQNIVITQIVWEGLWMSCVVQSTGQMHCRVYDSMLGLPDELQAARALTIVSTLLGVVGMALAVAGAKCTNCTSDAASKPRIMMAAGGTFITCGLLLLVAVCWTANGIILDFHNPLLEETQKREFGNSLYFGWGASCLLILGGAILSCSCSSKAQNNAAPTRVEYSGVKSISVNGYDRRDYV; encoded by the coding sequence ATGGCTTCAGCCGGCCTGGAGATCCTGGGGATGATCCTGACTGTGGCAGGGTGGCTCGGTGTTATGGTTGCCTGCTGTTTGCCTATGTGGAGAGTAGCGGCGTACATAGGCCAGAACATTGTTATCACACAGATTGTGTGGGAAGGTTTGTGGATGAGCTGCGTGGTGCAAAGCACAGGACAGATGCACTGCCGAGTGTACGACTCCATGCTAGGGCTTCCAGATGAGCTGCAGGCTGCCCGTGCCCTCACCATCGTGAGTACTCTGCTCGGTGTGGTGGGCATGGCTCTGGCAGTGGCTGGGGCAAAGTGCACCAACTGCACATCAGATGCAGCAAGCAAGCCACGCATCATGATGGCGGCTGGGGGCACGTTTATAACATGTGGGCTGCTGCTGTTAGTGGCCGTCTGTTGGACAGCTAACGGCATCATCCTGGATTTTCACAACCCGCTTCTAGAGGAGACGCAAAAGAGGGAGTTTGGGAACTCGCTGTACTTCGGATGGGGTGCCTCCTGCCTGCTGATCCTAGGTGGAGCCATTTTGTCTTGTTCCTGCTCCTCAAAAGCACAGAATAATGCCGCGCCGACAAGAGTGGAGTACTCAGGGGTCAAATCCATCTCTGTGAATGGCTATGACAGGAGAGACTATGTTTGA
- the LOC127495380 gene encoding claudin-like protein ZF-A89, with the protein MVSAGLQMLGIALAVIGWIGVIVVCVLPMWLVTAFIGQNIVTAQITWEGIWMSCVVQSTGQMQCKVYDSMLALSSDLQAARALCIISILVGVVGILLAAAGGKCTNCIEDERAKAKVGIISGAIFIVSGILCLIPVCWTANTIIRDFYNPLTVSAQKKELGASLFIGWAASALLIIGGSLLCANCPPQDQYTTKYTARPGGTKGYV; encoded by the coding sequence ATGGTATCAGCAGGGTTACAGATGCTGGGCATAGCCCTGGCTGTCATTGGCTGGATCGGGGTAATTGTGGTTTGTGTTCTCCCTATGTGGCTTGTCACAGCTTTCATTGGACAGAATATAGTCACAGCGCAAATTACCTGGGAAGGAATCTGGATGAGCTGTGTGGTACAGAGCACTGGACAGATGCAGTGTAAAGTCTACGACTCCATGCTGGCCCTCAGCTCAGATCTACAGGCTGCCCGTGCCTTGTGTATTATCTCCATCCTGGTGGGTGTCGTTGGAATCCTGTTAGCGGCTGCTGGAGGGAAATGCACCAACTGCATTGAAGATGAGAGAGCCAAGGCCAAAGTTGGCATTATTTCAGGAGCTATCTTCATCGTCTCTGGAATTCTGTGTTTGATTCCAGTCTGCTGGACCGCCAACACAATTATAAGGGACTTCTACAACCCTTTAACCGTCAGTGCACAAAAGAAAGAGTTGGGAGCTTCATTGTTTATTGGGTGGGCTGCTTCGGCACTGCTGATTATTGGTGGTTCACTGCTTTGTGCAAATTGCCCTCCCCAAGATCAGTATACCACAAAGTACACTGCTCGGCCTGGAGGAACCAAAGGTTATGTGTGA
- the LOC127495376 gene encoding claudin-4-like has translation MVSQGLQIMGMATAMLGWLGVIIVCALPQWRVSAFIGANIVTAQIIWEGMWMNCVVQSTGQMQCKVYDSMLALSSDLQAGRAMIIISILTGLFGIVISMAGGKCTNCIEDPRSKAKACIIAGILFIVSGLLCLIPVSWSANTIIQSFYNPLMVEAQRRELGAALYIGWGSAGLLLLGGGILCWNCPPKQERIYNPKFTAVRSSSTPREFV, from the coding sequence ATGGTCTCCCAAGGACTCCAGATTATGGGCATGGCCACAGCCATGCTGGGTTGGCTAGGGGTCATTATCGTGTGTGCTTTGCCCCAGTGGAGGGTGTCTGCATTCATTGGGGCCAACATTGTCACAGCACAGATCATCTGGGAGGGCATGTGGATGAACTGTGTGGTACAGAGCACAGGACAAATGCAGTGTAAAGTCTATGACTCCATGCTGGCGCTCAGTTCTGACCTTCAAGCAGGCCGGGCCATGATCATCATCTCCATTTTGACTGGACTCTTTGGAATCGTAATTTCTATGGCTGGTGGAAAGTGCACCAACTGTATTGAGGACCCAAGGTCTAAAGCAAAGGCATGCATCATTGCAGGGATTCTCTTCATTGTTTCTGGACTTCTTTGTCTGATCCCAGTGTCATGGTCAGCAAACACGATCATACAGAGCTTCTATAATCCATTGATGGTGGAGGCCCAGCGGAGGGAGTTGGGTGCAGCTCTGTATATTGGCTGGGGATCTGCAGGGTTGCTTTTACTGGGAGGAGGAATACTTTGTTGGAACTGCCCGCCAAAGCAAGAACGCATCTACAACCCCAAGTTTACCGCTGTGAGGTCCAGTTCTACTCCGAGAGAATTTGTCTAA
- the LOC127495378 gene encoding claudin-4 isoform X2: MGRIAKEVSGQTLCFIGFVGICVCCGIPMWRVTSYIGANIVTGQIVWDGLWMNCVMQSTGQMQCKVQDSIMRLTQDLQAARALTIIAIVIGCIGMLLTFVGGQCSSCLKKESSMAKVLILGGILCIIAGVACLIPVCWSAAVTISDFQNVLTIETQKREIGASIYIGWGILGMSLGIIGFIGAIVICALPMWKVTAFIGANIVTAQTIWEGLWMNCVIQSTGQMQCKIYDSLLALPQDLQAARALVVIAIIVCIFGIILGIAGGKCTSFVEREDTKAKVAIASGIIFIVAGVLVLVPVCWSANTIIRDFYNPLLTDAQRREIGASLYIGWGAAALLILGGGILCSSCPPKDDNYGIKYSQPRSVATSKAYV; this comes from the exons ATGGGAAGGATTGCTAAAGAGGTTTCTGGCCAGACCCTGTGCTTCATTGGTTTTGTTGGTATATGTGTCTGTTGTGGCATTCCCATGTGGCGTGTCACTTCGTACATTGGTGCCAACATTGTCACGGGCCAGATTGTCTGGGACGGCTTGTGGATGAACTGTGTAATGCAGAGTACAGGACAGATGCAGTGTAAAGTCCAAGATTCAATAATGCGACTGACCCAGGACTTGCAAGCGGCACGTGCGCTGACCATCATCGCAATAGTGATCGGCTGCATTGGAATGCTACTGACGTTTGTGGGTGGTCAGTGCAGTAGCTGTCTGAAGAAAGAGTCCTCTATGGCCAAAGTGCTGATACTGGGTGGCATCCTCTGCATTATAGCTGGAGTTGCCTGTCTTATTCCGGTCTGCTGGTCCGCCGCTGTCACCATCTCAGATTTCCAGAATGTTCTCACAATTGAGACACAAAAGAGGGAGATTGGTGCATCCATATACATAGGCTGGGGC ATCCTGGGCATGTCCCTAGGCATTATTGGTTTCATAGGAGCTATTGTGATTTGTGCCCTTCCTATGTGGAAGGTGACAGCATTCATTGGAGCCAATATCGTTACTGCGCAGACCATCTGGGAAGGCTTGTGGATGAACTGTGTGATACAAAGCACAGGACAAATGCAGTGCAAAATCTATGACTCCCTCTTGGCCTTACCTCAGGACTTGCAGGCGGCTCGGGCACTTGTGGTCATCGCCATCATTGTGTGCATCTTTGGGATCATCCTGGGAATTGCTGGAGGAAAATGTACCAGCTTTGTCGAGAGGGAAGACACAAAGGCAAAGGTGGCTATCGCTAGTGGTATAATCTTCATCGTTGCTGGAGTGTTGGTTCTGGTCCCCGTCTGTTGGTCAGCTAACACCATCATCAGGGATTTCTACAATCCCTTGCTCACAGATGCTCAAAGAAGGGAGATTGGGGCTTCTCTATATATTGGATGGGGTGCAGCTGCACTGCTGATCCTGGGAGGAGGTATACTGTGTAGCTCCTGCCCACCTAAGGACGACAACTACGGCATCAAGTACTCTCAGCCACGGTCTGTTGCCACCAGCAAAGCCTACGTCTGA
- the LOC127495378 gene encoding claudin-4 isoform X1 — translation MVSMCRQILGMSLGIIGFIGAIVICALPMWKVTAFIGANIVTAQTIWEGLWMNCVIQSTGQMQCKIYDSLLALPQDLQAARALVVIAIIVCIFGIILGIAGGKCTSFVEREDTKAKVAIASGIIFIVAGVLVLVPVCWSANTIIRDFYNPLLTDAQRREIGASLYIGWGAAALLILGGGILCSSCPPKDDNYGIKYSQPRSVATSKAYV, via the coding sequence ATGGTGTCTATGTGTCGACAGATCCTGGGCATGTCCCTAGGCATTATTGGTTTCATAGGAGCTATTGTGATTTGTGCCCTTCCTATGTGGAAGGTGACAGCATTCATTGGAGCCAATATCGTTACTGCGCAGACCATCTGGGAAGGCTTGTGGATGAACTGTGTGATACAAAGCACAGGACAAATGCAGTGCAAAATCTATGACTCCCTCTTGGCCTTACCTCAGGACTTGCAGGCGGCTCGGGCACTTGTGGTCATCGCCATCATTGTGTGCATCTTTGGGATCATCCTGGGAATTGCTGGAGGAAAATGTACCAGCTTTGTCGAGAGGGAAGACACAAAGGCAAAGGTGGCTATCGCTAGTGGTATAATCTTCATCGTTGCTGGAGTGTTGGTTCTGGTCCCCGTCTGTTGGTCAGCTAACACCATCATCAGGGATTTCTACAATCCCTTGCTCACAGATGCTCAAAGAAGGGAGATTGGGGCTTCTCTATATATTGGATGGGGTGCAGCTGCACTGCTGATCCTGGGAGGAGGTATACTGTGTAGCTCCTGCCCACCTAAGGACGACAACTACGGCATCAAGTACTCTCAGCCACGGTCTGTTGCCACCAGCAAAGCCTACGTCTGA
- the LOC127495379 gene encoding claudin-4-like, protein MVSMCRQMLGLSLGMIGFLGAIVICALPMWKVTAFIGASIVTAQTFWEGLWMNCVIQSTGQMQCKVYDSLLALPQDLQAARALVIIAIIVCVFGIILGIAGGKCTSFVEREDAKAKVAIASGIIFIIAGVLVLVPVCWSANTIIRDFYNPLLTDAQRREIGASLYIGWGAAALLILGGGILCSSCPPKDDNYNIKYSQPRSVATSKAYV, encoded by the coding sequence ATGGTGTCTATGTGTCGACAGATGCTGGGTTTGTCCCTTGGCATGATTGGTTTCTTGGGAGCTATTGTGATTTGTGCCCTTCCTATGTGGAAGGTGACAGCATTCATTGGAGCCAGTATTGTGACTGCTCAGACATTCTGGGAGGGCTTGTGGATGAACTGTGTGATACAAAGCACAGGGCAAATGCAGTGCAAAGTCTATGATTCCCTCTTGGCCTTACCTCAGGACTTGCAGGCGGCTCGGGCACTTGTGATCATCGCCATCATTGTGTGTGTCTTTGGGATCATCCTGGGGATTGCTGGTGGAAAATGCACCAGCTTTGTCGAGAGAGAAGATGCAAAGGCAAAGGTGGCTATCGCTAGTGGTATAATCTTCATCATCGCTGGAGTATTGGTTCTGGTCCCCGTCTGTTGGTCAGCTAATACCATCATCAGGGATTTCTACAATCCCTTGCTCACAGATGCCCAAAGAAGGGAGATTGGGGCTTCTCTCTATATTGGATGGGGTGCAGCTGCACTGCTGATCCTGGGAGGAGGTATACTGTGTAGCTCCTGTCCACCTAAGGACGACAACTACAACATCAAGTACTCTCAGCCACGGTCTGTTGCCACCAGCAAAGCCTACGTCTGA
- the cldnj gene encoding claudin j, whose protein sequence is MALQVLGITLSMIGFAGTIIICALPMWKVTAFIGTNIVVAQVFWEGLWMTCVYERIGQMQCKLYDALLDLDPSLQAARGLVVTTMALACLAFLIFLVGADCTNCLSNPRAKARIVVVSGITFMLSGLTTVVPVSWTADSIIRDFHNPIVHEALKREMGAALYVGWVTAGFLIIGGAVLCTSCPPEQDNYSPRYTLTKSDTHSGYAIKNYV, encoded by the coding sequence ATGGCTCTGCAGGTCTTGGGAATCACTCTTTCAATGATTGGCTTTGCAGGAACCATTATCATCTGTGCTCTGCCCATGTGGAAGGTAACCGCCTTTATCGGCACAAACATTGTGGTGGCACAGGTCTTCTGGGAAGGACTGTGGATGACGTGTGTGTACGAGCGCATTGGGCAGATGCAGTGTAAACTGTATGATGCCCTGCTGGATTTGGATCCTTCTCTACAGGCAGCACGTGGGCTAGTGGTGACCACAATGGCTTTGGCCTGCTTGGCTTTCCTCATTTTTCTGGTTGGGGCTGATTGTACCAACTGCCTAAGTAACCCACGCGCCAAAGCACGGATTGTTGTGGTATCTGGGATTACCTTTATGCTTTCTGGACTGACTACTGTGGTGCCCGTGTCCTGGACAGCCGACTCCATTATAAGAGACTTCCATAATCCCATAGTGCATGAAGCATTAAAGCGAGAGATGGGGGCAGCCCTCTATGTGGGCTGGGTGACAGCGGGGTTTCTGATCATTGGTGGAGCTGTTCTCTGCACCAGTTGCCCACCAGAGCAGGACAACTATTCACCTAGATACACCTTAACAAAATCTGACACCCACAGCGGCTATGCCATAAAGAACTATGTCTGA